From one Montipora capricornis isolate CH-2021 chromosome 10, ASM3666992v2, whole genome shotgun sequence genomic stretch:
- the LOC138019680 gene encoding AN1-type zinc finger protein 2B-like produces MAEEADLLSLGTHCGLTECSRLDFLPFHCSHCSQVFCLDHRTPVSHHCSPIRPTDVRVPVCPICHQMIKKSRHEDINTQVERHIVSGCKSLVVGKPKKSNKCSLKTCHQHGLMPFVCAECNKNHCLRHRHAEDHFCTALQVPLVSCA; encoded by the exons ATGGCAGAAGAAGCAGATCTTCTTTCCCTTGGAACACATTGCGGATTAACAGAATGTAGTCGTTTAGATTTTCTACCGTTTCACTGCTCACACTGCAGTCAAGTTTTCTG TCTGGATCATCGGACACCAGTAAGCCATCATTGTTCACCAATTAGGCCAACTGAT GTCCGTGTCCCTGTTTGTCCAATCTGCCATCAAATGATAAAGAAATCAAGACATGAGGATATTAATACACAG GTTGAAAGACATATAGTCAGTGGCTGTAAGAGTTTGGTTGTTGGCAAACCAAAGAAAAGTAACAAGTGTTCTTTGAAAACTTGTCACCAACATGGattgatgccttttgtttgtgCTGAATGTAACAAGAACCACTGTTTAAG aCACAGACATGCAGAAGATCATTTCTGTACTGCTTTACAAGTTCCATTGGTATCCTGTGCTTGA